The sequence below is a genomic window from Micromonospora aurantiaca ATCC 27029.
ACGTAGGCGTCGATCCCGGTCTCCGGGTTGGCCCGCGGCCGCTCGCCGAGACCCGCGCCGGCCTGGTTGCACCAGTTGCCGGCGTGAATGCGCCGGTCGACCCGGCCGCCGTCGACGTAGGCGTCCACGCTGGTCATGGGGCCCGGGCCGGTGGGCCGGGCGGAGCCGCCCCAACCGTTACGGGAGGTGTCGATCAGCATGCCGATGTTGCTGTCGAAGCCGACCGAGACCAGCTTCTGCCGGAACGCCTGGGCGAACGACAGCTCGTCGACGTACTGGTTCCAGTCGATCCACTTGGACTGCCGGACCGTCTGGCCGTTCACCGAGTCGGTGACCTTGACGTACGGCTCCTTCAGGGCGGAGTAGTTCGCCGTGTTGACGATGAAGCCCTGCACGTTGGCGACGGTGCTGCCGGACGCGACGGCGGCGGCCTTGAGCTGGTCGGCGACCGGGCCGAAGTTGCTGTCCCAGCCGATCCAGCCGTGGTGGGCGGCGTCGATGTAGTTGTAGACGTTGCCGATCGCGCCCAGCTTCGCCAGGGCGTAGCCGACACCGTTCACGTACGCGCCGTTGGCCTTCACCGTGTCGCACATGACCGTGCCGCCCGGGTTGCCCGAGGTGTTGGTCACCAGGTTGGGCAGCGAGTCGATCTCGATGATGTTGACGATGCGCAGGTTCCGGTACTTCGAGTCACCCTGGATCGCGGCGATCGGGTCGATGTACTCGGCCTTGTAGCGGGGCAGCTCGTCCGGGCCCAGCTCGCCGTTGGAGGCCAGCGCTGCGCAGTCCCGGCCGGGCAGGTTGTAGATGACGAACTGGATGTAGCCGGCGCCCTGGGCGAGCGCGGCGTCCAGGTGGTCACGGACGCCCATCGCGCCGTTGGAGCTGCTGTCCGGCGTGCCGTTGATGGCGGCGATCCGGTCGATCCAGACCGCGGTCGGGTTGTTCGACACCCGGCTGCCGCCGGACACCGATTCGGCCTTGGCCTTCCACTCGGGGTTCACGTACCCCTTCACACCGACGTACGGGTTGTCGACCCGCTGCCCGGGCGGCGGGGTGCTCGTCGGCGGCGTCGAGGTCGGCGGGGTCGACGTCGGCGGCGTGCTCGTGGGCGGCGTGCTGGTCGGCGGCGTGCTCGTCGGCGGCGTGCTGGTGGACGGCGTGCCGCCGTTGCACACAGTGCCGTTGAGCGTGAACTGGGTCGGCTTCGGGTTGCTGCCGCTCCAGGAGCCGTTGAAGCCGATGGTGGTGCTGGCGCCGCTGGCGAGCGACCCGTTGTACGACTCGTTCTGCGCGGTGACGTTCTGGCCGCTCTGGGACCACCTCGCGGACCAGCCGTTCACCACCCGCTGCGAGCTGTTCGGGAAGGTGAAGCCGAGGTTCCACGAGCTGAGCGCGTCACCGATGTTCTTGATGGTCACGGTGCCGGTGAATCCACCGGGCCAGTCGCTGGTCGTGTACGTCACGCTGCACTGGGTGGCGGCCTGCGCCGCGGTGACCGGGAGGGTCACCAGTCCACCGGCTACCAG
It includes:
- a CDS encoding glycoside hydrolase family 6 protein, whose protein sequence is MNLWRRLSGRNRTLALTGAGVLVAGGLVTLPVTAAQAATQCSVTYTTSDWPGGFTGTVTIKNIGDALSSWNLGFTFPNSSQRVVNGWSARWSQSGQNVTAQNESYNGSLASGASTTIGFNGSWSGSNPKPTQFTLNGTVCNGGTPSTSTPPTSTPPTSTPPTSTPPTSTPPTSTPPTSTPPPGQRVDNPYVGVKGYVNPEWKAKAESVSGGSRVSNNPTAVWIDRIAAINGTPDSSSNGAMGVRDHLDAALAQGAGYIQFVIYNLPGRDCAALASNGELGPDELPRYKAEYIDPIAAIQGDSKYRNLRIVNIIEIDSLPNLVTNTSGNPGGTVMCDTVKANGAYVNGVGYALAKLGAIGNVYNYIDAAHHGWIGWDSNFGPVADQLKAAAVASGSTVANVQGFIVNTANYSALKEPYVKVTDSVNGQTVRQSKWIDWNQYVDELSFAQAFRQKLVSVGFDSNIGMLIDTSRNGWGGSARPTGPGPMTSVDAYVDGGRVDRRIHAGNWCNQAGAGLGERPRANPETGIDAYVWVKPPGESDGSSKEIPNNEGKGFDRMCDPTYTGNARNGNSMSGALPDAPISGAWFPAQFQQLMQNAYPPLS